TCTTAATTTATGTATGAAAGCATGCACTCACGAAGTTAGTGAAGCTGATTATGAAGTGATGAAAAAAAAGATCGATTATTTTTTTCACAACGGAGCTGATCAAGTTTTAAAAGACTTAAAAGAAAAAGAGTCGATTGCTAGTGAAAAATTTGATTTTGAACAAGCCAAAAAATATTTAGATCTGCAAAAAGCGATCAATCTAATCTTTGATAAACAGATTATTAATCTGTATAGTGCAAAAGAACGAATCGATGTTCTAGCTTATCAGATCAAAGAAAATGTGATCTGTATTGTTTTATTTTCTTATGTTTCAAGTCAGCTGGTGTCCAAAAACACGATTTGTGATTTTTATTATGGTGAAGAACAAGAAGTAATTACTTCTTATCTTAGTCAATACTATAAAGATAATATCAAACCCAAGATCTTATATGCTTCTTTAGATCAAGCAAATGCAACCTTATTAAAGGACAGTCTTGGAATTGAGATTATCAATCCCACAAGTGGGAAGATGAATGAGATTATGTCATTAGCACTTCAAAATGTAACTAATGAACTATCCCAAAAATATGATTCCTTAGTTAAAAAAGAACAAAGAATTAATCTAGCCCTTGATCAATTAAAAAAATTGATCAAGGTTGATAAACTCAATCATCTAGAAGTGTATGATAATTCCAACTTGTTTAATACGGATAAAGTATCAGCAATGATTGTTTTTGAAAACAATCAGTTTAATAAGAAGAAATACCGTAAATATAAGATTAAAGATCAACAAGCACTAGGTGACTATCATTATATGTATGAAGTGATCTATCGCAGGTTGTATCAAGCTTTAAAAAACAATTTTGTTGATCTACCTGATCTGATTATTCTAGATGGTGGTAAACACCAAGTGTTAGCAGCAAAAAAAGCGATTGTCGATCTTCAGATTGATAAAAAGATCAATCTGATTGGTTTAGCTAAGAACAATAAACACCAAACAGATAAGATCGTCACTTTTGATCTTGATGAGATCAGTTTAGATAAGAGTTCGGCGTTATATTTTTTCTTAGCCAATCTTCAAGAAGAAGTGCACAAGTTTGCGATCAGTTTTTTTCGTAAAACCAAAGCAAAATCATTATATGATTCTATCCTTGATCAGATCAAGGGTTTGGGTAAGAAAAGAAAGCAACAATTGATCGAACATTTTAAAACGATTGATGAGATTAAAAAAGCTTCGATTGCTAGTTTAAGTCAAGTCTTACCAATTGAGATTGCTAAAAAGTTGAAGCAAAAATTAGATCAATCGTAGCACTCGCAGTTTTGCGATAAGCTTTAATCAACCCACCAGTACCTAGTTTTATCCCACCAAAAAACCGAATTACAAAAACCACATAGCCATACAATCGTTTAATTCTTAACAGATCATAGATCGGTTTACCTGCGGTGTTTTTGGGTTCATTATCATCACTAAACCCCGCTGTTTCAATTCCGTTATCTTTAAAAAGATAACCATAACAGATGTGGGTGGCTTTCTTATACTGTTTTCTTAGTTGTTCAGTTAATAATTTTAGTTCTTGTTTAGATGAGATCTGATGAGCGATCCCAATAAATCTAGAGTTCTTAAAATATAGTTCAACCATTTTAGTTAAGATTATATATAAAGTTAAGATCGATAAATATATTTAAGGTTGATCTTTAAAAATCAAGCTAGATCTAAAAAAGAATGTGTTATAATTACAAGGATGATCTTCAAATAGTTATTTGAATATAAATCGCATCATCAAATCATATCAGATAAGCAGTGTTACACTCACCTATATCTCTTAAATGTAGATCATGGTTGATTATTAGTTTCTTATAACTTAAAATCTTGTTGCTAACTAAAGATGATAATCTAATAAGAAACTAAGCTAACCTTTTATATTTATATATTAATAATATAAATGTCACACTGCTTTTGTTTGTGTGACATTTTTTATTTAAAAAGGATTATATGAATCAAGACAACAATCAAAGGAACAGAAGACCAAAACCTAATTTACCTCCAATTAATAAGAACATTAAATTTGATAGTTTCACTTTAATTGATGAAAATGGAACTAATCTAGGAGTTGTCACTAAAGAAGCCGCATTAGCGATGGGTGATAGTAAGGGTTTGGACGTTGTTGTGATCTCAAATAATCCCAGCACGGTAATTGCTAAGTTAATGGATTATGGTAAACATGTCTATGAACAAAAGCGCAAGAAACGTGATAGTAAGAAAA
The nucleotide sequence above comes from Mycoplasmoides gallisepticum. Encoded proteins:
- a CDS encoding YigZ family protein, with amino-acid sequence MVELYFKNSRFIGIAHQISSKQELKLLTEQLRKQYKKATHICYGYLFKDNGIETAGFSDDNEPKNTAGKPIYDLLRIKRLYGYVVFVIRFFGGIKLGTGGLIKAYRKTASATIDLIFASTF
- the uvrC gene encoding excinuclease ABC subunit UvrC — encoded protein: MNFNLKQKLDLAPKKPGCYLWKNHLNEIIYIGKAKNIYKRVHQYFNGPKDLKTSKLVNEIFYVEFIEVNNENEALLLEANLIKKHKPRYNILLKDNNGYPYILMTKEKYPRLIYTRNFDPKKGKHYGPFASSEMKAYDLYNLLLKLFPLKNCFNKKGRKCEFYDLNLCMKACTHEVSEADYEVMKKKIDYFFHNGADQVLKDLKEKESIASEKFDFEQAKKYLDLQKAINLIFDKQIINLYSAKERIDVLAYQIKENVICIVLFSYVSSQLVSKNTICDFYYGEEQEVITSYLSQYYKDNIKPKILYASLDQANATLLKDSLGIEIINPTSGKMNEIMSLALQNVTNELSQKYDSLVKKEQRINLALDQLKKLIKVDKLNHLEVYDNSNLFNTDKVSAMIVFENNQFNKKKYRKYKIKDQQALGDYHYMYEVIYRRLYQALKNNFVDLPDLIILDGGKHQVLAAKKAIVDLQIDKKINLIGLAKNNKHQTDKIVTFDLDEISLDKSSALYFFLANLQEEVHKFAISFFRKTKAKSLYDSILDQIKGLGKKRKQQLIEHFKTIDEIKKASIASLSQVLPIEIAKKLKQKLDQS